The Triticum aestivum cultivar Chinese Spring chromosome 3A, IWGSC CS RefSeq v2.1, whole genome shotgun sequence genome includes a region encoding these proteins:
- the LOC123057065 gene encoding putative CCR4-associated factor 1 homolog 4 produces MTVAQQYALLKPLQVGIAVCDHQGQQVGWEFNLRDFCRLADPHDQKALDYLADRGVDLDMLGALLMGSGLIGAGHGRPLSWITYAGAYHVAYLLKIVTGGAPRPHDVAGFVGGMQYYLGTPWAMLVAPSEECNKVFVRVCQGNLVDLHVPVGLKRMLRGLHRRHSKHYIDDVSDNQMCMSCAVVTK; encoded by the exons ATGACGGTGGCGCAGCAGTACGCGCTCCTCAAGCCGCTCCAGGTCGGCATCGCCGTCTGCGACCACCAAGGCCAGCAGGTCGGCTGGGAGTTCAACCTCCGCGACTTCTGCCGCCTCGCCGACCCGCACGATCAAAAGGCCCTCGACTACCTTGCCGACCGCGGCGTCGACCTCGACATGCTCGGCGCGCTGCTCATGGGCTCCGGCCTCATCGGCGCCGGACACGGGCGGCCGCTGTCATGGATCACCTACGCAGGTGCCTACCACGTAGCATACCTGCTCAAAATCGTCACGGGCGGCGCCCCGCGGCCGCACGACGTGGCCGGGTTCGTGGGCGGCATGCAGTATTACCTCG GAACTCCATGGGCTATGCTCGTGGCGCCCAGTGAGGAGTGCAACAAAGTGTTCGTGCGCGTCTGCCAGGGCAACCTCGTCGACCTTCATGTTCCAGTCGGACTGAAACGCATGTTAAGAGGGCTTCACAGGCGGCACAGCAAGCAT TACATAGATGATGTATCAGACAATCAAATGTGCATGAGCTGTGCTGTGGTAACCAAATAA
- the LOC123057066 gene encoding putative CCR4-associated factor 1 homolog 4 yields MTVAQQYALLKPLQVGIAVCDHQGQQVGWEFNLRDFCRLADPHDQKALDYLADRGVDLDMLGALLMGSGLIGAGHGRPLSWITYAGAYHVAYLLKIVTGGAPRPHDMAGFVGGMQYYLGTPWAMLVAPSEECNKVFVRVCQGNLVDLHVPVGLKRMLRGLHRRYSKHYIDDVSDNQMCMSCAVVTK; encoded by the exons ATGACGGTGGCGCAGCAGTACGCGCTCCTCAAGCCGCTCCAGGTCGGCATCGCCGTCTGCGACCACCAAGGCCAGCAGGTCGGCTGGGAGTTCAACCTCCGCGACTTCTGCCGCCTCGCCGACCCGCACGATCAAAAGGCCCTCGACTACCTTGCCGACCGCGGCGTCGACCTCGACATGCTCGGCGCGCTGCTCATGGGCTCCGGCCTCATCGGCGCCGGACACGGGCGGCCGCTGTCATGGATCACCTACGCCGGTGCCTACCACGTAGCATACCTGCTCAAAATCGTCACGGGCGGCGCCCCGCGGCCGCACGACATGGCCGGGTTCGTGGGCGGCATGCAGTATTACCTCG GAACTCCATGGGCTATGCTCGTGGCGCCCAGTGAGGAGTGCAACAAAGTGTTCGTGCGCGTCTGCCAGGGCAACCTCGTCGACCTTCATGTTCCAGTCGGACTGAAACGCATGTTAAGAGGGCTTCACAGGCGGTACAGCAAGCAT TACATAGATGATGTATCAGACAATCAAATGTGCATGAGCTGTGCTGTGGTAACCAAATAA